The following proteins are encoded in a genomic region of Pungitius pungitius chromosome 19, fPunPun2.1, whole genome shotgun sequence:
- the LOC134107515 gene encoding uncharacterized protein LOC134107515, whose translation MRRSATMNESALRRGLPEPSLGSGRTSGTPRHPSLIHPILSKRVCFYKSGDAQFNGLRLVVNSRTFKTFDALLDSLSKKVPLPFGVRNITTPRGVHAVRTLDELEDGKSYICSDTRKVKPINLAVARRKPAPWYHARPVSPRRRTAQQARGGRKPEAASARAPRVLTVFRNGDPGAKHSVVLHKRTTPTFESVLEHISELMQFHVGKLHAADGRRVDGFPGLILCSGTVVAAGREPFRPANYNAQISPAQSTLPTNRMGPRRLRALKQRYIVNRIQSSIAGGSCDRPSRSVELESGAHALESVAETPDTGLCVAAGGSDGRRLPSDDDIEKSFRVNQDGSMTVEMRVRLTIKEEETIHWTTTLARSSAASRLDATCSPETGPEQEIESVKSYSLDLGSPASSTDTITKAKTQDDDDEDPPPLGSGVFSESNNEGGGSKVRTSAASPRCPPTPGREHIRKKQASVESVQSVAAQGGTVGSYSHRGRAQSAAAPNVVQQKSGRPVPKPRRQSSAEANNVNGRNVSAFTSAATSEIQRIEPSGGEVSETVSRAFEQQTRQDHFFASLCSQDMSAFGIPFCRPATSETGQLSSSEEFEPPPWRPSTASESIGVWRAEGTSATSALNSPSLGTGAIQAAGAQQQQQQREGSNNKRVSSKPKVINKRVRRLKWPGKKRRENSAPEKNRKVNIFSSAGFIKRIYGNKSKSVKSTMKLKKGPAPNGDRGVTTGSSQQSGDTVKPILKDLNIPLALKETASETVSSEKGRLNVAPAEVSRPGGTPEWQTSTHQQEKKENESCDVSERMSLPAFNSSSAVTIEYVENWLEKACLSPSAHPDEESKMMEALAFVQTENARCVESEKKNVLTTVADDEKCSEDTSGEPNGPPPQDELDASVRQRIRSFESKPSSQSMKKATVKQQIVYSQETATNRGNSHDLACIDTELKEVKPLVCSEIVPPINGTSAEIPPGSGVDNEIQISFKKEAASKARSKELPTPVPDVTDVPDTEHSMMGECSGAPRPGSQTPHTHPLSVSHSSDEAESPGDHTVEMTTSTHPDTSTRSAALLPRTPSIKRAPLVSNKSLDRKMSLRKACLEKYTLCGDASSETSTSSTPINSVGDNVLPSGICPTGTQRASEGRAEETQQPHSISDVKRSLSCCTSASPASLTSEERMSSFSISSSLAPTPTDLSPKGTKTDKTHLFYQKEAMSPKPSVKSVKHMGSPSPGGKSQTKKSPSEPQSSPKLSSLHNRSPDTGLQRLATPNAGNSTERKLNRPKSHKRRSPYSQSLDMGSSPVRHRAGGRRRRKTPRTMNPAAELEKTATCSALTSLDVDPRVESKTADEESVTQTVAQQLDIVKQPNMKPVLEKICYSIKAIRRIAQSKRPSCLEKSNSLPDFSSHVASAFGSSSQSLLAFLSVMTLKAGLDDVNMDKLDANNVSCAEALKMIDSLREIASIDDSHELQASLSSLQRSASKQLLQSWKGFQDLSEKYRTPTPSDSEAGVEVEAVSEKGCRIEENVVDSLDVPERLKEELSCLSKVKVYSEPAERAKTKNNSNAEISKFSTEHSVDVSNDVKADVDVSSIIKKFTDINQPKHSNAGSRTKDARDRDSLCERSVADKCPPAQPTDEHTPEEKQPRSSVFFAKDHERDGVGPNREQARMNGAVTSRIPRAAEDLGRKVLCRQGASVSEAGEQHGSGDEREVECEETQRGNGGGDEDEQAASDYNAEPDVGREVRTSSPHGRTSLSEEEQPEVACQAACTGSNSSVDESTCDPDVDDPSSEEEQPEVEGMRLKVIIEEGVLGKMEQPEVEDKPLNTSSYEDNESSEQERVDIDGHTKNSCTEYQAAPPHLRDTRCEKVVEILKHQTEEITSQSVAERVILLEKQVAQKTTESSALRRSTQRKAPLGPDEEDSPPEPAAPRSAPQSSLSFSYDSSGVVTSEPEGHRVRSIREMFLAKTAADVQHRRPSGSNASEARAETSVSGGYQSQSSSELSSGEDDSARKSITKGFVRRTIERLYGRKDAGPDQEAGGRPPSAPKQKKKEHPSAFSPFHMARCKAMSEFSYFNSTHAVDPLGEATRCVAFNAELRPEDRVSAEGERWVLRENALIRKSVSEPVAINKGFAKSQGGGMREDAEEDPPYSLFSTRSELQDSQSSLSRKCTYFSVPHTSDSDAHLDEPSTVSGSSAEGPSAAGEGAEGGDSGDAPLAAAAEPKRKGNKVHPATEPPPDGEAVLVQPGKGRGVVSTRVEEPDVLDMLYNFCGQNCPIL comes from the exons ATGCG CCGATCGGCGACCATGAACGAGTCAGCGCTTCGGAGGGGCCTCCCCGAGCCGTCACTTGGGAGCGGGCGCACCTCTGGGACCCCCCGCCACCCGAGCCTCATCCACCCCATCCTGTCGAAGAGGGTCTGCTTCTACAAGAGCGGCGACGCCCAGTTCAACGGCCTGCGCCTGGTGGTCAACAGTCGCACCTTCAAGACGTTCGACGCGCTGCTGGACAGCCTCTCTAAGAAGGTGCCCCTGCCGTTCGGGGTGAGGAACATCACCACGCCCCGGGGGGTCCACGCCGTCCGCACCCTGGACGAGCTGGAGGACGGAAAATCCTACATCTGCTCCGACACCCGTAAGGTGAAACCCATCAACCTGGCGGTGGCCCGGAGGAAGCCGGCGCCGTGGTACCACGCCAGGCCCGTCAGCCCCCGCCGGCGGACGGCGCAGCAGGCCAGGGGCGGCCGCAAGCCGGAGGCGGCGTCGGCGCGCGCGCCGAGGGTTCTGACGGTCTTCCGCAACGGCGACCCCGGCGCAAAGCACTCGGTGGTGCTCCACAAGAGGACCACTCCCACTTTTGAATCCGTCCTGGAACACATTTCAGAGCTGATGCAGTTCCACGTGGGGAAGCTGCACGCAGCTGATGGCCGACGT GTGGACGGCTTTCCAGGCTTGATTTTGTGTTCTGGGACAGTAGTGGCTGCAGGCAGGGAGCCATTCAGGCCCGCAAACTACAATGCACAGATTTCACCAGCTCAAAGCACGTTGCCCACCAACCGAATGGGTCCCAGAAGACTCAGGGCTTTAAAAC AGAGGTACATCGTCAATCGCATTCAGAGCTCCATCGCGGGAGGTTCCTGCGACCGGCCCAGCCGCTCCGTCGAGTTGGAGTCGGGGGCCCACGCGCTGGAGTCCGTGGCGGAAACGCCGGACACCGGCCTCTGCGTCGCCGCCGGGGGGAGCGACGGCCGCCGCCTGCCCTCGGATGACGACATCGAGAAGTCCTTTCGAGTGAACCAAGACGGCAGCATGACAGTGGAGATGAGGGTGCGGCTGACTATTAAGGAGGAGGAAACCATTCATTGGACGACCACTCTGGCACGTTCGAGTGCGGCCAGCCGGCTTGACGCGACCTGTTCACCGGAGACCGGGCCGGAGCAGGAGATCGAGTCAGTCAAATCATACTCGCTGGATTTAGGAAGTCCCGCCTCCTCCACGGACACCATCACCAAGGCCAAAACccaggacgacgacgacgaggatcCGCCGCCGCTGGGGAGCGGCGTTTTCAGCGAGAGCAACAATGAGGGGGGCGGTAGCAAAGTACGGACGAGCGCGGCGTCCCCGAGGTGCCCCCCCACACCAGGGCGCGAGCACATTAGAAAAAAGCAAGCCTCCGTGGAGAGCGTCCAATCAGTGGCGGCTCAGGGCGGCACGGTCGGCTCTTACTCGCACCGAGGGCGGGCACAGAGCGCGGCCGCGCCCAACGTGGTCCAACAGAAGAGCGGCAGACCGGTGCCCAAACCGAGAAGGCAGAGCTCTGCGGAGGCCAACAACGTAAACGGTAGAAACGTGTCCGCCTTCACATCAGCGGCGACGTCTGAGATCCAACGGATTGAACCCAGCGGAGGCGAGGTCTCTGAAACCGTCTCGCGCGCATTCGAACAGCAGACCCGCCAGGATCATTTCTTCGCAAGCCTTTGCTCACAGGACATGTCTGCCTTCGGGATTCCTTTTTGCAGGCCGGCCACGTCGGAAACCGGTCAGCTCTCCTCCAGCGAGGAGTTTGAGCCACCGCCCTGGAGACCGTCGACAGCTTCCGAGTCGATCGGCGTCTGGAGGGCCGAGGGCACGTCAGCAACGTCGGCCTTGAACTCGCCTTCACTGGGGACGGGTGCGATTCAAGCAGCAGgtgctcaacaacaacaacaacaaagagaggGCAGCAACAATAAGCGAGTGTCATCGAAACCCAAAGTGATCAACAAACGCGTTCGCCGGCTTAAGTGGCCGGGCAAGAAGCGAAGGGAGAATTCTGCACCCGAGAAAAATAGGAAAGTGAACATTTTCTCCAGCGCTGGGTTCATTAAGAGAATTTATGGGAATAAATCAAAATCAGTAAAAAGCACCATGAAGCTAAAAAAGGGCCCAGCACCTAATGGAGACAGGGGCGTTACAACGGGGAGCTCACAACAGTCGGGTGACACGGTAAAACCTATCCTCAAAGACCTAAACATACCTTTGGCCTTGAAAGAAACTGCGAGTGAGACCGTTTCTTCGGAAAAAGGGCGACTGAACGTCGCTCCCGCTGAAGTGAGCCGACCGGGGGGAACGCCGGAGTGGCAGACGTCAACGcatcagcaggagaagaaagaaaacgagAGCTGCGATGTCAGCGAAAGGATGTCGCTGCCTGCTTTTAACTCCTCCAGCGCTGTCACTATTGAATATGTGGAAAACTGGCTGGAGAAAGCCTGTCTCAGCCCCTCAGCCCACCCGGATGAGGAGAGCAAAATGATGGAAGCACTTGCTTTTGTACAAACGGAAAACGCCAGGTGTGTGGAGTCTGAAAAGAAGAACGTTTTGACGACTGTGGCAGATGACGAAAAGTGTTCGGAGGACACGTCGGGAGAGCCGAATGGTCCGCCGCCTCAAGATGAGCTGGACGCTTCCGTCAGACAAAGAATCCGGTCCTTCGAAAGCAAACCGTCAAGTCAATCGATGAAGAAAGCCACAGTCAAACAGCAAATTGTGTACAGTCAGGAAACGGCTACAAACAGAGGAAACTCTCATGATTTAGCTTGCATTGATACAGAGTTAAAGGAAGTTAAACCTCTTGTCTGTTCTGAAATAGTTCCGCCAATTAATGGCACCTCTGCAGAAATTCCACCGGGCAGCGGAGTGGACAACGAGATCcaaatctcatttaaaaaagaagcagCTTCAAAAGCACGTTCAAAGGAGCTACCGACACCTGTTCCAGATGTAACAGATGTACCAGACACGGAACATTCCATGATGGGTGAATGCTCAGGGGCACCGAGGCCCGGCAGTCAAacgccacacacacatccattgtCCGTCAGTCATAGCTCTGATGAGGCCGAGTCGCCCGGCGACCACACAGTGGAAATGACAACATCCACCCACCCCGACACCTCCACACGCAGCGCCGCGCTATTACCGAGAACTCCGTCCATTAAAAGGGCCCCTTTGGTCAGTAACAAGTCTCTGGACAGAAAAATGTCTCTGAGAAAGGCCTGTCTGGAGAAATACACGTTATGCGGCGATGCCTCTTCAGAGACAAGCACGTCATCTACTCCCATCAACTCGGTTGGCGATAACGTGCTGCCAAGCGGCATCTGTCCAACGGGGACGCAGCGAGCCAGTGAAGGCCGAGCAGAAGAGACGCAGCAACCACACAGCATCTCAGATGTGAAAAGGAGTCTGTCATGTTGTACTTCTGCATCCCCGGCTAGTTTAACATCTGAAGAACGAATGTCATCATTCAGCATTTCATCGAGTTTGGCTCCGACACCGACTGATCTTTCACCTAAAGGcacaaaaacagataaaacacatttattttatcaaAAAGAAGCAATGTCACCCAAACCCTCGGTGAAAAGTGTCAAACATATGGGCAGTCCATCTCCGGGGGGAAAATCCCAAACAAAGAAATCACCTTCTGAACCTCAAAGCTCCCCAAAATTATCATCACTACATAACCGCTCTCCGGATACTGGattacaaagacttgcaacacCAAATGCCGGCAATTCCACAGAGCGAAAGCTCAATAGACCAAAGTCACATAAGAGGCGATCTCCATATTCTCAGTCTCTTGACATGGGGTCATCACCCGTCAGACACAGGGCAGGTGGAAGGAGGCGTCGCAAAACACCACGGACCATGaaccctgcagccgagctggaAAAAACAGCAACTTGTAGCGCTCTCACTTCACTGGACGTTGATCCGCGTGTCGAGAGCAAGACGGCGGACGAGGAATCCGTAACGCAAACAGTAGCACAGCAGCTAGACATCGTAAAACAGCCAAATATGAAACCCGTGCTTGAAAAGATTTGCTACTCGATAAAGGCGATAAGACGAATCGCACAAAGCAAACGTCCGTCGTGTCTGGAAAAGTCCAACAGCCTGCCTGACTTCTCGTCTCACGTGGCCTCTGCATTCGGCTCGTCGTCTCAATCTCTCCTTGCTTTCTTGTCCGTCATGACCCTGAAGGCAGGGCTAGACGACGTGAACATGGACAAGCTGGATGCAAACAACGTGAGCTGCGCCGAAGCCTTGAAAATGATCGATTCGCTCAGAGAAATTGCCAGTATCGACGATTCCCACGAGTTGCAAGCCAGCTTGTCCAGCTTGCAGCGGTCTGCTTCAAAACAGCTCCTTCAAAGTTGGAAGGGCTTCCAGGACCTCAGCGAGAAATACAGGACGCCGACGCCGAGCGATTCAGAGGCAGGAGTCGAGGTCGAGGCCGTTTCCGAAAAAGGCTGTCGCATTGAAGAGAATGTCGTGGACAGTCTCGACGTACCTGAGAGGCTCAAGGAAGAGTTGAGCTGTCTTTCAAAAGTCAAAGTTTACAGTGAACCGGCagaaagagcaaaaacaaaaaacaacagtaacGCCGAAATATCCAAATTCTCCACAGAACATTCCGTCGATGTCTCCAACGACGTGAAAGCTGATGTTGATGTGAGCTCAATCATCAAAAAATTCACAGACATTAACCAGCCAAAACATTCCAACGCGGGCAGCAGAACTAAAGACGCTAGAGACCGAGACAGCTTGTGCGAGCGGAGCGTTGCGGACAAATGTCCCCCAGCTCAACCGACCGATGAACACACACCAGAAGAGAAGCAGCCCCGCAGCTCGGTGTTCTTTGCAAAAGACCACGAGCGCGATGGGGTGGGACCGAACCGAGAGCAGGCCCGGATGAACGGAGCAGTCACCAGCCGCATCCCGAGGGCCGCTGAAGATTTAGGGCGGAAGGTGCTCTGTCGGCAGGGTGCATCCGTCTCGGAAGCAGGTGAGCAACACGGTTCGGGAGACGAGCGAGAAGTTGAATGTGAGGAGACGCAACGGGGGAACGGCGGGGGTGACGAGGACGAGCAGGCGGCGTCTGATTATAATGCAGAACCGGATGTGGGGAGGGAGGTTAGAACATCCAGCCCCCACGGTCGCACGTCTTTGTCGGAGGAAGAGCAGCCAGAGGTTGCATGTCAGGCAGCCTGTACGGGGTCCAACTCAAGTGTCGACGAAAGCACGTGTGACCCAGATGTGGACGATCCATCTTCAGAGGAAGAGCAGCCAGAGGTTGAAGGTATGAGACTCAAGGTCATCATTGAGGAAGGTGTTTTGGGCa AGATGGAGCAACCAGAGGTTGAAGACAAACCACTCAACACCTCAAGCTACGAGGACAACGAGTCCTCAGAGCAGGAACGTGTCGACATCgacggacacacaaaaaacagctgtACGGAATATCAAGCAGCTCCTCCACACTTAAGGGACACCCGATGTGAAAAGGTTGTAGAAATACTCAAGCATCAAACGGAGGAAATAACATCCCAATCTGTCGCGGAGAGGGTGATTCTTCTGGAAAAGCAAGTTGCCCAGAAGACAACAGAGAGTTCTGCCCTCCGACGGTCCACACAGAGAAAGGCTCCTCTCGGGCCGGACGAAGAGGACTCGCCCCCCGAACCGGCCGCACCTCGATCAGCTCCCCAGTCGTCCCTGTCGTTCAGCTACGACTCCAGCGGCGTCGTGACATCGGAGCCCGAAGGCCACCGGGTCAGGTCCATCCGGGAGATGTTCCTGGCAAAGACTGCCGCGGACGTCCAACACAGGCGTCCCTCGGGCTCGAACGCATCCGAGGCCAGAGCGGAGACCTCGGTCAGCGGCGGCTACCAGTCCCAGTCGTCCAGCGAGCTGTCCAGCGGCGAAGACGATTCCGCGCGGAAATCCATCACCAAAGGTTTCGTGAGAAGGACCATCGAGCGGCTTTACGGCAGGAAAGACGCCGGGCCGGACCAGGAGGCGGGCGGGAGGCCGCCATCCGCGCcgaaacagaaaaagaaggagCACCCGAGCGCTTTCTCTCCCTTCCACATGGCGCGGTGCAAAGCCATGTCCGAGTTCTCTTACTTCAATTCCACGCACGCCGTGGACCCCTTGGGTGAAGCGACACGCTGCGTCGCTTTCAACGCTGAGCTGAGGCCCGAAGACAGAGTCTCCGCCGAAGGCGAGCGGTGGGTCCTGAGGGAAAACGCCCTGATCAGAAAGTCCGTGTCAGAGCCGGTCGCAATAAACAAAGGTTTTGCAAAGTCCCAAGGCGGGGGGATGCGCGAGGACGCAGAGGAGGACCCCCCCTACTCCCTGTTCAGCACAAGGTCCGAACTGCAGGACAGCCAGTCGTCGCTTTCACGGAAGTGCACCTACTTCTCTGTGCCCCACACGAGCGACTCGGACGCACACCTGGACGAGCCGAGCACGGTCAGCGGGAGCAGCGCCGAGGGCCCGAGCGCCGCCGgagagggggcggaggggggggactcGGGGGACGCTcctctcgccgccgccgccgagcccAAGAGGAAGGGCAACAAAGTGCACCCGGCGACGGAGCCCCCGCCCGACGGCGAGGCGGTGCTGGTGCAGCCGGGGAAGGGCCGAGGCGTCGTGAGCACAAGGGTCGAGGAGCCCGACGTGTTGGACATGCTTTACAATTTCTGTGGTCAGAACTGTCCCATCCTGTGA